In a single window of the Elaeis guineensis isolate ETL-2024a chromosome 6, EG11, whole genome shotgun sequence genome:
- the LOC140858605 gene encoding sugar transport protein MST6-like → MDSFLSKFFPSVFRKEKENQSTNQYYKFDSQVLQMFTSSLYLAALIASFFASSVTRMFDRKWSMFGGGITFLVGATLNGFAQDVLMLILGRILLGIGVGFAGQSVPIYLSEMAPARMRGMLNIGFQFMITIGILAANLINYGTSEIKGGWGWRISLGLAAVPASIITVGSLFLPDTPNSLIERGHADEATRMLRRIRGTHDVHEEYNDLVAASEVAKLVKHPWRNTLKRKYRPQLIMTILIPFFQQLTGINVIMFYAPVLFKTIGFGGNASLMSAVIVGHTVRATCT, encoded by the exons ATGGATTCGTTTCTTTCCAAGTTCTTCCCGTCGGTGTTTCGGAAGGAGAAGGAGAACCAGAGCACGAACCAGTACTACAAGTTCGACAGCCAGGTGCTGCAGATGTTCACATCGTCGCTGTACCTGGCAGCGCTGATCGCATCCTTCTTTGCGTCGTCGGTGACGAGGATGTTCGATCGGAAGTGGTCGATGTTCGGCGGCGGGATCACCTTCCTTGTCGGCGCCACCCTCAATGGCTTCGCCCAGGACGTCCTCATGCTCATCCTCGGCCGCATCCTCCTCGGCATCGGCGTGGGCTTCGCCGGTcag TCCGTTCCGATATACCTTTCTGAGATGGCCCCAGCTCGAATGCGCGGAATGCTCAACATCGGCTTTCAATTCATGATCACCATCGGCATCCTCGCCGCCAATCTCATAAACTATGGAACATCCGAGATCAAAGGCGGATGGGGCTGGCGCATAAGCCTTGGCCTTGCTGCCGTCCCCGCTAGCATCATCACCGTCGGCTCGTTATTCCTTCCTGATACCCCGAACTCCCTAATCGAGCGTGGCCACGCTGATGAGGCCACGCGCATGCTCCGCCGCATTCGTGGAACCCATGACGTCCATGAGGAGTACAACGATCTCGTTGCTGCCAGCGAGGTGGCGAAGCTAGTGAAGCACCCATGGAGAAACACTCTTAAGCGGAAGTACCGCCCTCAGCTTATTATGACCATCCTCATTCCCTTCTTCCAGCAGCTAACTGGCATTAATGTCATCATGTTCTATGCTCCCGTGCTCTTCAAGACCATCGGATTTGGAGGCAATGCATCACTTATGTCAGCCGTTATCGTAGGGCACACAGTTAGAGCTACATGCACATAG